The proteins below are encoded in one region of Micromonospora yangpuensis:
- a CDS encoding dienelactone hydrolase family protein: METLSSAVTIPVAGAALAADLVVPAEANGVVLFAHGSGSSRHSPRNTSVARVLHRRSLGTVLVDLLTPQEERVDARTAELRFDIGLLADRLTAIVDWLRAASGVTALPLGLFGASTGAAAALVAAAARTDQVGAVVSRGGRPDLAGRALSQVRAPTLLLVGGADEQVLTLNEEALGQLPDGVGELRVVPGATHLFEEPGALDEVADQTAGWFANRLH; this comes from the coding sequence ATGGAGACACTCAGCAGCGCGGTGACGATCCCGGTGGCCGGAGCTGCCCTCGCGGCCGATCTGGTGGTGCCCGCCGAGGCCAACGGCGTGGTGCTGTTCGCCCACGGCAGCGGCAGCTCCCGGCACAGCCCGCGCAACACCTCGGTGGCCCGGGTGCTGCACCGGCGGTCGCTCGGCACCGTCCTGGTCGACCTGCTCACCCCGCAGGAGGAGCGGGTGGACGCCCGGACCGCCGAACTCCGCTTCGACATCGGTCTGCTGGCCGACCGGCTGACCGCGATCGTGGACTGGCTGCGCGCCGCCTCGGGGGTCACCGCCCTGCCGCTGGGGCTCTTCGGCGCCAGCACCGGGGCCGCCGCCGCCCTGGTCGCCGCAGCGGCCCGGACCGACCAGGTGGGTGCGGTGGTCTCCCGGGGCGGACGGCCGGACCTGGCCGGCAGAGCCCTGTCCCAGGTACGCGCACCGACGCTGCTGCTGGTCGGTGGCGCGGACGAGCAGGTGCTCACCCTCAACGAGGAGGCCCTGGGCCAGCTGCCCGACGGGGTGGGTGAGCTGCGGGTGGTACCCGGCGCGACCCACCTGTTCGAAGAGCCCGGCGCCCTCGACGAGGTGGCCGACCAGACCGCCGGGTGGTTCGCCAACCGACTGCACTGA
- a CDS encoding cytochrome P450: MTAATHATIPPRYPFSAPDRLTLDPRYAQLRRDEPLIRVRLPFGEPVWLATRHADVKTVLGDARFSRAAAEGRDEPRNTERQVQTGILGLDPPEHTRLRRLAAKAFTARRVEQLRPRTRAVAHELVDGLIAAGAPADLVEHVATPLPIRVICDLLGVPVTDQDRFHTWAEAIVSTTSLSDEQAQRYLDNLFEYIGGLIAQRRRDPADDLLTAMVEARDADADRLTEEEVVRLAAGLLAAGHETTVTQIPNFVYVLLTEAGAWARLCREPELLPGAVEELMRFVPLGATAGFPRYALEDVTVGGVLVRAGEPVIVSIASANRDERVFADPDTLDLSRETNPHVGFGHGVHHCIGAQLARMELQVVLETLAQRLPGLRLGVPEAELSWKSGLLVRGLTALPVSW; encoded by the coding sequence TTGACCGCTGCGACCCACGCGACGATCCCGCCCCGCTATCCCTTCAGCGCCCCGGACCGCCTCACCCTGGATCCGCGCTACGCCCAGCTGCGCCGGGACGAGCCACTGATCCGGGTACGTCTGCCCTTCGGCGAGCCGGTGTGGTTGGCCACCCGGCACGCCGACGTCAAGACGGTGCTCGGCGACGCCCGGTTCAGCCGGGCCGCCGCCGAAGGGCGCGACGAACCGCGCAACACCGAGCGACAGGTGCAGACCGGCATCCTCGGCCTGGACCCGCCGGAGCACACCCGGCTGCGGCGACTGGCGGCGAAGGCGTTCACCGCCCGTCGGGTGGAGCAGCTGCGCCCCCGTACCCGGGCGGTGGCGCACGAGTTGGTGGACGGCCTGATCGCCGCCGGTGCCCCGGCGGACCTGGTCGAGCACGTCGCCACACCGCTGCCGATCCGGGTCATCTGCGACCTGCTCGGGGTGCCGGTGACCGACCAGGACAGGTTCCACACCTGGGCGGAGGCGATCGTCTCGACCACCTCGCTCAGCGACGAGCAGGCCCAGCGGTACCTGGACAACCTCTTCGAGTACATCGGAGGTCTGATCGCCCAGCGCCGCCGCGACCCGGCCGACGACCTGCTCACCGCGATGGTGGAGGCCCGCGACGCCGACGCCGACCGGCTCACCGAGGAGGAGGTGGTGCGGCTCGCCGCCGGCCTGCTCGCCGCCGGCCACGAGACCACCGTCACCCAGATCCCCAACTTCGTGTACGTGCTGCTCACCGAGGCCGGTGCCTGGGCGCGGCTGTGCCGTGAACCGGAGCTGCTGCCGGGCGCGGTGGAGGAGCTGATGCGGTTCGTGCCGCTGGGCGCGACCGCCGGCTTCCCCCGGTACGCGCTGGAGGACGTCACCGTCGGCGGGGTGCTGGTACGCGCCGGCGAACCGGTGATCGTCTCCATCGCCTCGGCCAACCGCGACGAGCGGGTCTTCGCCGATCCGGACACCCTGGACCTGTCCCGGGAGACCAACCCGCACGTCGGGTTCGGTCACGGGGTGCACCACTGCATTGGCGCCCAACTGGCCCGGATGGAGCTTCAGGTGGTGCTCGAAACACTTGCCCAACGGCTGCCGGGACTCCGGTTGGGGGTGCCCGAGGCGGAGCTGAGCTGGAAGAGCGGGCTGCTGGTCCGGGGCCTGACCGCGCTACCGGTCAGCTGGTAG
- a CDS encoding ferredoxin — protein sequence MATTEHGWRIEVDALRCIGAGICAGVAPGHFALTDGLSQPLTDRIEPDDAVRDAADSCPMEAITVSDAATGSQIAPDL from the coding sequence ATGGCGACGACGGAGCACGGCTGGCGGATCGAGGTCGACGCCCTTCGCTGCATCGGCGCCGGGATCTGCGCCGGTGTCGCACCGGGCCACTTCGCGCTCACCGACGGGCTGTCCCAGCCGCTTACCGACCGGATCGAGCCGGACGACGCGGTCCGGGACGCCGCCGACTCCTGCCCGATGGAGGCGATCACCGTCTCCGACGCGGCAACCGGCAGCCAGATCGCACCGGACCTCTGA
- a CDS encoding pyridoxamine 5'-phosphate oxidase family protein, with the protein MSRAPVDHRLDPRDDRVARFCGERHLATLTTVRPDGTPHVVPVGVTFDAGAGLARVITSRTSRKARLVAAAPGTAVAVCHVDGRRWLTIEGRAVVRTDPAAVREAERRYTERYRPPRPNPDRVVIEITVTRLLGSL; encoded by the coding sequence ATGTCACGAGCCCCGGTCGACCACCGGTTGGACCCGCGGGACGACCGGGTCGCCCGGTTCTGCGGGGAACGCCATCTCGCCACGCTGACCACCGTGCGGCCGGACGGCACGCCGCACGTCGTACCGGTCGGGGTGACCTTCGACGCCGGAGCCGGGCTGGCCCGGGTGATCACCTCACGCACCTCGCGCAAGGCCCGGCTCGTCGCCGCCGCGCCCGGCACGGCGGTGGCGGTCTGCCACGTCGACGGCCGACGGTGGCTGACCATCGAGGGCCGCGCGGTGGTCCGGACCGACCCGGCCGCGGTACGGGAGGCGGAGCGCCGCTACACCGAGCGGTACCGTCCGCCACGACCGAACCCCGACCGGGTGGTCATCGAGATCACCGTGACCCGGCTGCTGGGCAGTCTCTGA
- a CDS encoding DUF1232 domain-containing protein, whose protein sequence is MSQETWLLVVAGAVVALATLTGAVVLAVRVIRTRRMLGSLGAGGRVAFYGALAYTVLPVDLLPDPIYLDDMGVLAAALIYLTRLAHRRRVAGRPAVTAPEHRPVS, encoded by the coding sequence ATGTCCCAGGAGACCTGGCTGCTCGTCGTCGCCGGCGCCGTCGTGGCCCTCGCGACCCTCACCGGTGCCGTGGTGCTGGCCGTCCGGGTGATCCGGACCCGACGCATGCTCGGCAGCCTGGGCGCCGGTGGCCGGGTCGCCTTCTACGGGGCGCTTGCCTACACCGTCCTGCCGGTCGACCTGTTGCCGGACCCGATCTACCTGGACGACATGGGGGTGCTCGCGGCGGCCCTGATCTACCTGACCCGGTTGGCGCACCGCCGGCGGGTCGCCGGCAGGCCGGCGGTCACCGCGCCGGAGCACCGGCCCGTGTCATGA
- a CDS encoding helix-turn-helix transcriptional regulator has protein sequence MATTPRGSGSTRHWTFLTNHAHVLLAIARNPTARLRDVAHEVGVTERAAQAIVADLEAGGYLRRTRVGRRNEYTVNPDGHFRHPAEADRQVGDLLALFTADAAPRSTPAAPPS, from the coding sequence ATGGCGACGACACCACGCGGAAGCGGGAGCACCCGGCACTGGACCTTCCTCACCAACCACGCGCACGTCCTGCTCGCCATCGCGCGTAACCCCACCGCCCGGCTCCGGGACGTCGCCCACGAGGTAGGGGTCACCGAGCGCGCCGCCCAGGCGATCGTCGCCGACCTGGAGGCCGGCGGCTACCTGCGGCGCACCCGGGTGGGCCGGCGCAACGAGTACACCGTCAATCCGGACGGCCACTTCCGGCACCCGGCCGAGGCGGACCGCCAGGTGGGTGACCTGCTCGCCCTCTTCACCGCCGATGCCGCACCCCGATCCACCCCCGCCGCCCCGCCCTCCTGA
- a CDS encoding carbonic anhydrase, whose translation MYAGNRRFVTGTPRHPNQDVGHRTAVAGEQHPFAVIVGCSDSRLAAEIIFDRGLGDLFVVRTAGHTTGPEVLGSVEYAVTVLGTPLVVVLGHDSCGAVQAAATAVSTGARPPGHLGAVVDAVVPSLRRAAAQGVDDPARIIDIHIAQTVEELLGNSAVLAAEVAAGRCTVVGMSYQLAAGEVRTVAAAPAAG comes from the coding sequence CTGTACGCGGGCAACCGCAGGTTCGTCACCGGTACGCCGCGGCACCCCAACCAGGACGTCGGACACCGCACCGCGGTCGCCGGTGAACAGCACCCCTTCGCGGTCATCGTCGGGTGCTCCGACTCCCGGCTCGCCGCCGAGATCATTTTCGACCGTGGGCTGGGTGACCTCTTCGTCGTGCGGACCGCCGGCCACACCACCGGGCCCGAGGTGCTGGGCAGCGTCGAGTACGCGGTGACGGTCCTCGGCACGCCGCTGGTGGTGGTGCTGGGGCACGACTCGTGCGGTGCCGTGCAGGCGGCCGCGACGGCGGTCAGCACCGGGGCCCGGCCGCCGGGACATCTCGGCGCGGTGGTCGACGCGGTGGTGCCCAGCCTGCGCCGGGCCGCCGCCCAGGGAGTCGACGACCCGGCCCGGATCATCGACATCCACATCGCCCAGACCGTCGAGGAGCTGTTGGGCAACTCGGCCGTGCTGGCCGCCGAGGTGGCCGCTGGCCGCTGCACCGTGGTCGGCATGTCCTACCAGCTGGCCGCCGGAGAGGTGCGGACGGTGGCCGCCGCCCCGGCCGCCGGCTGA
- a CDS encoding coiled-coil domain-containing protein: MTALLRRWLTPAAAVLTALAIFSGPLPAMAQPAQPSGHEDGDSKLLNDVIETTNRSYTQAKSKLEKSKKRQLQLDMEVRRAQNELDELAPQVGRIAAQSYRSGRIGGMAMLLESNAPDSFVQRAQALDELNMVNARKLAEVQTVKDKADQAKQALDAEVREQQKQASVMAKQKREAEKSLALVGGTGLTGGLVVATSPVAKIAPGRDANGNWRPMSCTENDPTTSGCITARTLHMYKEVKRAGFDRFVGCYRPGGPWEHPKGRACDWSLQNSGFAPWHNNDTRMYGNNLTAFLVRNADRLGIYYVIWNRQIWFPATGWSSYSGPSNHTDHVHVSLL, translated from the coding sequence GTGACGGCACTCCTACGCCGCTGGTTGACGCCGGCGGCGGCCGTGCTCACCGCACTGGCCATCTTCTCCGGCCCGCTGCCGGCCATGGCTCAGCCCGCCCAGCCCTCGGGGCACGAGGACGGCGACTCGAAGCTGCTCAACGACGTCATCGAGACGACCAACCGCAGCTACACCCAGGCCAAGTCCAAGCTGGAGAAGTCCAAGAAGCGGCAGCTGCAGCTCGACATGGAGGTGCGCCGCGCCCAGAACGAGCTGGACGAGCTGGCCCCGCAGGTCGGTCGGATCGCCGCCCAGTCGTACCGCAGCGGCCGGATCGGCGGGATGGCCATGCTGCTGGAGAGCAACGCGCCGGACTCGTTCGTCCAGCGGGCCCAGGCGCTCGACGAGCTGAACATGGTCAACGCCCGAAAGCTGGCCGAGGTGCAGACGGTCAAGGACAAGGCCGATCAGGCCAAGCAGGCCCTGGACGCCGAGGTACGCGAGCAGCAGAAGCAGGCCTCGGTGATGGCCAAGCAGAAGCGGGAGGCGGAGAAGTCGCTCGCCCTCGTCGGCGGCACCGGCCTGACCGGGGGCCTGGTGGTGGCCACGTCACCGGTGGCCAAGATCGCCCCGGGCCGCGACGCCAACGGCAACTGGCGCCCGATGAGCTGTACCGAGAACGACCCCACCACCTCCGGTTGCATCACGGCGCGCACGCTGCACATGTACAAGGAGGTCAAGCGGGCCGGCTTCGACCGGTTCGTCGGCTGCTACCGCCCCGGTGGCCCGTGGGAGCACCCCAAGGGCCGGGCCTGTGACTGGTCGCTGCAGAACAGCGGCTTCGCGCCCTGGCACAACAACGACACCCGGATGTACGGCAACAACCTGACCGCGTTCCTGGTACGCAACGCCGACCGGCTGGGCATCTACTACGTCATCTGGAACCGGCAGATCTGGTTCCCGGCCACCGGCTGGAGCTCCTACAGCGGACCGTCGAACCACACCGACCACGTACACGTCTCGCTGCTCTGA
- a CDS encoding YibE/F family protein: protein MGADHSRPAPPTPPGVRRVLVATVVPLFLVTLVAALILWPDRAPQVDGGGDVPRYHGTVTRVVTEACPPAAPTPEGPASAPEGPCGTATVRVEQGPDEGQQVETPIPDGPGAPTIAVGDEIVLVELTDPADPESSSYNIAEHQRGKPLIWLAVLFAAAIVAFGRWRGLAALGGLVASFAILLTFVLPGISAGRSPLLVAVVGAALIMFVVLYLTHGISAQTSVAVLGTLGSLVVTGLLGSAATAATHLTGYGTEEATTLSMFQGNVDLHGLLLAGIIIGSLGVLDDVTVTQAATVTELAHANPGLSRLQLYRSATRVGRAHIASVVNTIVLAYAGASLPLLLLLVADSRPVSQVLTSEFLAQEIVRSAVATLGLIAAVPLTTALAALVTAAGRGTATDRAATTAGAPTPPGGGTGSARPPAPRDDALQALSAPRAASQSPDAPARWPDQERSTDTAW from the coding sequence ATGGGTGCCGACCACAGCCGTCCCGCCCCGCCCACCCCGCCGGGGGTACGGCGGGTCCTCGTCGCGACCGTGGTGCCGCTCTTCCTCGTCACCCTGGTCGCCGCGCTGATCCTCTGGCCGGACCGGGCACCGCAGGTCGACGGGGGCGGGGACGTGCCCCGGTACCACGGCACGGTGACCCGGGTGGTGACCGAGGCGTGCCCACCTGCCGCGCCGACCCCGGAGGGCCCCGCGTCCGCCCCCGAGGGCCCGTGCGGCACCGCCACCGTCCGGGTCGAGCAGGGACCCGACGAGGGGCAGCAGGTCGAGACGCCGATCCCGGACGGTCCGGGGGCGCCGACCATCGCCGTCGGTGACGAGATCGTCCTGGTGGAGTTGACCGATCCGGCCGACCCCGAGTCGAGCAGCTACAACATCGCCGAGCACCAGCGGGGCAAGCCGCTGATCTGGTTGGCCGTCCTCTTCGCTGCCGCGATCGTGGCCTTCGGCCGGTGGCGCGGCCTGGCCGCGCTCGGTGGCCTGGTGGCGAGCTTCGCCATCCTGCTCACCTTCGTGCTGCCCGGCATCAGCGCCGGCCGGTCACCGCTGCTGGTCGCGGTGGTCGGCGCCGCACTGATCATGTTCGTGGTGCTGTACCTCACCCACGGCATCAGCGCCCAGACCTCGGTGGCCGTGCTCGGCACGCTGGGCAGCCTGGTGGTCACCGGTCTGCTCGGCAGCGCGGCCACCGCCGCCACCCACCTGACCGGGTACGGCACCGAGGAGGCCACCACCCTGTCGATGTTCCAGGGCAACGTCGACCTGCACGGGCTGCTGCTCGCCGGGATCATCATCGGTTCCCTCGGGGTGCTGGACGACGTCACGGTCACCCAGGCCGCCACGGTCACCGAACTGGCCCACGCGAACCCGGGACTGTCCCGGCTCCAGCTCTACCGGTCGGCCACCCGGGTCGGCCGGGCGCACATCGCGTCCGTCGTCAACACCATCGTGTTGGCGTACGCGGGCGCGTCGTTGCCTCTGCTGCTTCTGCTGGTCGCCGACTCCCGACCGGTCAGTCAGGTGCTGACCAGCGAGTTCCTGGCCCAGGAGATCGTCCGTAGCGCGGTCGCCACGCTCGGGCTGATCGCCGCCGTACCGCTCACCACCGCGCTCGCCGCGCTGGTGACCGCCGCCGGTCGGGGCACCGCCACCGACCGGGCCGCCACCACCGCCGGAGCCCCCACCCCGCCTGGTGGCGGCACCGGCTCGGCCCGCCCGCCCGCACCGCGGGACGACGCGCTCCAGGCACTGAGCGCACCCCGGGCCGCCAGTCAGTCCCCCGACGCCCCCGCGAGGTGGCCCGACCAAGAAAGGAGCACCGACACCGCATGGTGA
- a CDS encoding metal-sensitive transcriptional regulator has product MTTSTPPTRGYTASKDQLLARLRRVEGQVRGIEKMVDEDRYCIDVLTQISAIQAALDKVALGLLDGHARHCMQEGAAEGHADEMATEMMAAVGRLMKRG; this is encoded by the coding sequence ATGACCACTTCGACGCCCCCCACCCGGGGCTACACCGCCAGCAAGGACCAGCTTCTCGCTCGGCTGCGCCGGGTCGAGGGTCAGGTCCGGGGCATCGAGAAGATGGTGGACGAGGACCGTTACTGCATCGACGTGCTGACCCAGATCTCGGCGATCCAGGCCGCCCTGGACAAGGTCGCTCTCGGCCTGCTGGACGGGCACGCCCGGCACTGCATGCAGGAGGGCGCCGCCGAGGGGCACGCCGACGAGATGGCCACCGAGATGATGGCCGCCGTCGGCCGGCTGATGAAGCGCGGCTGA
- a CDS encoding heavy-metal-associated domain-containing protein, giving the protein MVTDIYQVQGMTCGHCVQAVSAEVGALAGVDEVQVDLASGQVTVTSAEPLDPAAVRAAVDEAGYDLVDR; this is encoded by the coding sequence ATGGTCACCGACATCTACCAGGTGCAGGGCATGACCTGCGGGCACTGCGTGCAGGCGGTGAGCGCCGAGGTCGGCGCGCTGGCCGGGGTCGACGAGGTCCAGGTGGACCTGGCAAGTGGTCAGGTCACCGTCACCAGTGCGGAGCCGCTGGACCCGGCCGCCGTCCGGGCCGCCGTCGACGAGGCCGGTTACGACCTCGTGGACCGGTGA